The Polyangium spumosum genome includes a window with the following:
- a CDS encoding STAS domain-containing protein, with protein sequence MTDKFRIGGVDVEWNAEAGLNLWAGSPAVTMWTESSVAGLFSGFHRMVGTERFKLALHGGGRDSTDGDWAVITSRPTFEEGFAAIATIAAAAGWGRWEIVSIDAKAKEARVRVHNSWESLAQRAIQADWGSAYVGGKFAGIFQRHFGVSTCWAEQTSFAARGDAFDEFVVKPSDRSLEDRLDALMQSDQATKADLAVALERVRKEVEERALAERELREKLELIARQEEAIRALSTPIIEVWDGVLSLPLFGVVDSQRAAEMMERLLDAITQKAATYAIIDLTGVEIVDTSTADHIGKLVRAAELLGARCIITGIRPAVAQTMVQIGIDLTKIVTLATLREALRRCMRPGEMVRK encoded by the coding sequence ATGACCGACAAGTTCCGCATCGGGGGGGTGGATGTAGAGTGGAATGCCGAGGCGGGCTTGAACCTCTGGGCCGGCTCTCCCGCCGTGACGATGTGGACCGAGTCGTCCGTCGCGGGGCTTTTTTCCGGTTTTCACCGGATGGTCGGCACAGAGCGGTTCAAGCTGGCGCTCCACGGCGGCGGTCGTGACAGCACCGACGGAGATTGGGCCGTCATTACCTCGAGGCCCACGTTCGAGGAGGGCTTCGCGGCGATTGCGACGATCGCGGCGGCGGCGGGCTGGGGGCGCTGGGAGATCGTCTCGATCGACGCAAAAGCGAAGGAGGCGCGCGTCCGGGTCCACAATAGCTGGGAGTCCCTCGCGCAACGCGCCATCCAGGCCGATTGGGGCTCGGCGTACGTGGGCGGCAAGTTCGCCGGCATCTTCCAGCGCCATTTCGGCGTCTCGACCTGCTGGGCCGAGCAGACGTCCTTCGCCGCCCGGGGCGACGCCTTCGACGAGTTCGTCGTAAAACCCTCCGACAGGAGCCTCGAGGACCGGCTCGACGCGCTCATGCAATCGGATCAGGCCACGAAGGCCGACCTCGCGGTGGCGCTCGAGCGCGTCCGCAAGGAGGTCGAGGAGCGCGCCCTCGCCGAGCGCGAGCTGCGGGAGAAGCTCGAGCTCATCGCGCGGCAGGAGGAGGCGATCCGGGCGCTCTCGACCCCGATCATCGAGGTCTGGGACGGCGTGCTCTCGCTCCCGCTCTTCGGCGTGGTCGACAGCCAGCGCGCGGCCGAGATGATGGAGCGGCTGCTCGACGCGATCACGCAAAAAGCCGCGACGTACGCGATCATCGATCTCACGGGCGTCGAGATCGTGGACACCTCGACGGCCGATCACATCGGCAAGCTCGTGCGCGCAGCCGAGCTGCTCGGGGCGCGCTGCATCATCACGGGCATCCGGCCCGCGGTGGCGCAGACGATGGTGCAGATCGGGATCGATCTGACGAAGATCGTGACGCTCGCGACGCTGCGCGAGGCGCTGCGGCGCTGCATGCGTCCTGGCGAGATGGTCCGCAAATAA
- a CDS encoding dienelactone hydrolase family protein codes for MVQGGSMDQREIRFPCDDGFSMRGILTLPTHPEPRPGLVLIYEVFGLNEEMRRVAREFAEAGYVVLIPDLFHRGPKALCVAGAIRSIIRQRGRPLDDLEAARRYLVSRPEVDAARLGVIGFCMGGGFAIVLAMRGHYKVAAPFYGEVPEELPSACPMVASFGGRDEPLREAPARLRRSLDRLGVASDVKVYEDAGHSFFTRTEGFILRKIGPLLPMHAGYHEPSALDAKERVLSFFKEHLD; via the coding sequence ATGGTACAAGGGGGCTCGATGGATCAGCGCGAGATCAGGTTTCCTTGCGACGACGGCTTTTCGATGCGGGGCATCCTCACGCTCCCCACCCACCCGGAGCCTCGCCCTGGGCTCGTGCTCATCTACGAGGTGTTTGGCCTCAACGAGGAGATGAGGCGCGTCGCGCGGGAATTCGCCGAGGCGGGGTACGTCGTGCTCATCCCGGACCTCTTTCACCGCGGCCCGAAGGCCCTCTGCGTGGCGGGCGCCATTCGCTCGATCATCCGCCAGCGCGGCCGGCCGCTCGACGACCTCGAAGCGGCGAGGCGGTATCTCGTGTCGCGCCCCGAGGTCGACGCGGCGCGGCTCGGCGTGATCGGCTTTTGCATGGGCGGCGGCTTCGCGATCGTGCTCGCGATGCGCGGCCATTACAAGGTGGCTGCACCTTTTTATGGTGAGGTCCCCGAGGAGCTGCCGAGCGCGTGCCCGATGGTCGCGAGCTTCGGCGGGCGCGACGAGCCTCTGCGGGAGGCGCCCGCGCGCTTGCGGCGCAGCCTCGATCGGCTCGGCGTCGCCTCCGACGTGAAGGTCTACGAGGACGCCGGTCATTCGTTTTTCACGCGCACCGAGGGCTTCATCCTTCGGAAAATCGGGCCGCTCCTGCCGATGCACGCCGGCTACCACGAGCCCTCGGCGCTCGACGCGAAGGAGCGCGTGCTCTCGTTTTTCAAGGAACACCTCGATTGA
- the gor gene encoding glutathione-disulfide reductase, which translates to MTTFDFDLFTIGAGSGGVAGSRRSASYGARVAICEAGRVGGTCVLRGCVPKKLLVHGAHVAEELEDARGFGWTIGEAKLDWAKLIEAKDRELDRLNGIYVRMLRDAGVTMIEGSARIVGPHTVEVSGERYTARHVLIATGSRAVRPDIPGKELGISSDEALALPYVPRRALVVGGGYIGVEFAGIWRAAGAKVTLVVRGDNVLRGFDQDVRESVAEGMQKRGIEILRETILRSVAREADGLSVRLAGGEIVETDVVLFATGRAPNTEGLGLEEIGVALDEERAIKVDSYSRTSVPSIFAVGDVTDRINLTPVAIAEARAVAETLFRDRPTEMDHADVPSAVFSQPPVGTVGLSEHEARRRYGKIDVYRARFRPMKHTLSGRDERTMMKLIVDRATQKVVGAHMVGADAPEIIQGVAIAVKCGATKAQFDATVGIHPTAAEEFVTMRDPVPDPSSLSGD; encoded by the coding sequence ATGACCACGTTCGACTTCGATCTGTTCACCATCGGCGCAGGCTCGGGCGGCGTGGCGGGGAGCCGTCGCTCGGCCTCGTACGGCGCGCGTGTCGCGATCTGCGAGGCGGGCCGCGTGGGCGGCACCTGCGTCCTGCGCGGCTGCGTGCCGAAGAAGCTGCTCGTCCACGGCGCGCACGTGGCCGAGGAGCTCGAGGACGCGCGTGGCTTCGGCTGGACCATCGGCGAGGCCAAGCTCGACTGGGCGAAGCTCATCGAGGCCAAGGACCGCGAGCTCGACCGGCTGAACGGCATCTACGTGCGCATGCTGCGCGACGCCGGCGTCACGATGATCGAAGGGTCCGCGCGGATCGTCGGGCCTCACACGGTCGAGGTCTCCGGCGAGCGGTACACGGCGCGGCACGTGCTCATCGCCACGGGCAGCCGAGCGGTGCGGCCGGACATCCCCGGCAAGGAGCTCGGGATCTCGTCGGACGAGGCGCTCGCGCTGCCGTACGTGCCGCGCCGCGCGCTCGTCGTGGGCGGGGGCTACATCGGCGTGGAGTTCGCGGGGATCTGGCGCGCCGCGGGCGCGAAGGTGACGCTCGTGGTCCGCGGCGACAACGTGCTGCGTGGCTTCGATCAGGACGTGCGCGAGTCGGTGGCCGAGGGCATGCAAAAGCGCGGCATCGAGATCCTGCGCGAGACGATCCTCCGGAGCGTGGCGCGGGAGGCGGACGGTTTGTCCGTTCGCCTCGCGGGTGGCGAGATCGTGGAGACGGACGTCGTGCTCTTCGCCACGGGGCGCGCGCCGAACACGGAGGGGCTCGGGCTCGAGGAGATCGGCGTCGCGCTCGACGAGGAGCGCGCGATCAAGGTCGATTCGTACTCGCGCACGAGCGTGCCGAGCATCTTCGCGGTCGGCGACGTGACCGACCGGATCAACCTGACGCCGGTGGCGATCGCGGAGGCGCGCGCGGTGGCGGAGACGCTCTTCCGAGATCGCCCGACCGAGATGGATCACGCGGACGTGCCGAGCGCGGTGTTCTCGCAGCCGCCGGTGGGGACGGTGGGCCTCTCGGAGCACGAGGCGCGGCGGCGTTACGGCAAGATCGACGTCTATCGCGCGCGTTTCCGGCCGATGAAGCACACGCTCTCGGGGCGGGACGAGCGCACGATGATGAAGCTCATCGTGGACCGGGCGACGCAGAAGGTGGTCGGCGCGCACATGGTCGGGGCGGACGCGCCCGAGATCATCCAGGGCGTGGCGATCGCGGTGAAATGCGGCGCGACGAAGGCGCAATTCGACGCGACCGTGGGCATTCACCCGACGGCCGCGGAGGAGTTCGT
- a CDS encoding STAS domain-containing protein — protein MDPKLQVAGIDIEWREAEGLCLWAGAPVMTAWIESTMAGLLATVQKMVGAERFEIAMQQGGRDSIDGDWRVIAGAPTFEEGFARLARVAAAAGWGRWELVSVDRAAREARVRVYNNWESIAQRALGVSWGASFIAGKLAAYFQRHFGVPTCWAEQTAFAAEGDACDEFVVRPSDRTLEERLEALFHSDQVTKADLAVALERVRKEVEERARTERELRDKLELIARQEEAIRALSTPIIEVWDGVLSLPLIGVVDSRRAAEMMERLLDAITYKGAEVAIIDLTGVDTIDAETADHIGRLVRAAELVGARCIITGIRPAVAQTMVEFGIDLTRIVTLSTLREALRRCMRSTDTVRPKNP, from the coding sequence ATGGACCCGAAGCTTCAGGTGGCTGGGATCGACATCGAGTGGAGAGAAGCCGAGGGGCTTTGCTTGTGGGCCGGGGCGCCGGTGATGACGGCCTGGATCGAGAGCACCATGGCGGGTCTGCTCGCGACGGTGCAGAAAATGGTGGGGGCCGAGCGGTTCGAGATCGCCATGCAGCAGGGGGGCCGCGACAGCATCGACGGGGATTGGCGCGTGATCGCCGGGGCGCCGACGTTCGAGGAGGGCTTCGCGAGGCTCGCCCGGGTGGCGGCGGCGGCGGGCTGGGGGCGCTGGGAGCTCGTCTCGGTCGACCGCGCCGCGCGTGAGGCCCGGGTGCGCGTTTACAACAACTGGGAATCGATCGCGCAGCGCGCGCTCGGGGTCTCGTGGGGCGCGTCCTTCATTGCGGGCAAGCTCGCGGCCTATTTCCAGCGCCATTTCGGGGTTCCGACCTGCTGGGCCGAGCAGACGGCCTTCGCGGCGGAGGGCGACGCTTGTGACGAATTCGTCGTGCGGCCTTCGGACAGGACGCTCGAAGAGCGGCTCGAGGCGCTCTTTCATTCGGATCAGGTGACGAAGGCGGACCTCGCGGTGGCGCTCGAGCGCGTGCGCAAGGAGGTCGAGGAGCGCGCGCGGACCGAGCGGGAGCTCCGGGACAAACTCGAGCTCATCGCGCGGCAGGAGGAGGCGATCCGGGCGCTCTCGACCCCGATCATCGAGGTCTGGGACGGCGTGCTCTCGCTCCCGCTCATCGGCGTGGTCGACAGCCGGCGCGCGGCCGAGATGATGGAGCGGCTGCTCGACGCGATCACGTACAAGGGCGCCGAGGTCGCGATCATCGATTTGACCGGCGTCGACACGATCGACGCGGAGACCGCGGACCACATCGGGAGGCTCGTGCGGGCGGCGGAGCTCGTCGGCGCGCGGTGCATCATCACGGGGATCCGCCCCGCCGTCGCGCAGACGATGGTCGAATTCGGGATCGATCTCACCAGGATTGTCACGTTGTCGACCCTGCGCGAGGCATTGCGTCGTTGCATGCGTTCGACCGATACAGTCCGACCGAAAAATCCTTGA